In the genome of Drosophila yakuba strain Tai18E2 chromosome 3R, Prin_Dyak_Tai18E2_2.1, whole genome shotgun sequence, one region contains:
- the LOC6539831 gene encoding mitochondrial dicarboxylate carrier isoform X2: MSIRRGGLMSYNQRRIARWYFGGLASSMAAMVTHPIDLIKVLIQTQAVKLSVVQTTRKIVKEQGVLAMYNGISASMLRQYTYTLARFGIYSVGSGAMDTSTMGGKTLLAAIAGGIGGFVGAPADLINVRLQNDVKLPPEKRRNFISLTCGLKGQQIQYC, from the exons atGTCGATCAGAAGGGGAGGATTGATGTCCTACAACCAGCGGCGCATTGCCCGCTGGTATTTTGGAGGCCTGGCGAGCTCCATGGCTGCCATGGTGACGCATCCGATTGATTTGATTAAGGTGCTCATCCAGACTCAGGCGGTGAAGCTTTCGGTGGTCCAGACCACACGCAAGATTGTCAAGGAACAGGGTGTTCTGGCCATGTACAATGGCATCTCGGCCTCGATGCTGCGCCAATACACGTACACGTTGGCCCGTTTCGGCATTTATTCGGTGGGCTCTGGAGCTATGGATACCAGCACCATGGGGGGCAAAACACTTCTGGCTGCGATTGCCGGAGGAATTGGTGGCTTTGTGGGCGCTCCTGCGGATCTGATCAACGTCCGCCTGCAGAACGATGTCAAGTTGCCACCAGAGAAGAGGCGCAA TTTTATATCCCTGACTTGTGGATTAAAGGGTCAACAAATACAGTACTGTTGA
- the LOC6535796 gene encoding uncharacterized protein LOC6535796 — protein MELGIVENGQEESINLVETDNKDKPFRAVWMILTAILINFCLMALAVPLYLYLNSVNEVVKQRLMDYILVGGALIGIPMLYSLGDLSKGRPNFYYI, from the exons atgGAGCTCGGAATCGTAGAAAATGGGCAAGAAGAATCGATCAACTTAGTTGAGACAG ATAATAAGGATAAGCCTTTCCGAGCTGTTTGGATGATATTAACGGCGATTCTAATAAATTTTTGCTTGATGGCCTTGGCTGTTCCTTTATACCTCTATCTGAATTCTGTAAACGAAGTGGTCAAACAACGTTTAATGGACTATATACTTGTTGGTGGAGCTCTTATAGGAATTCCAATGTTGTACAGTCTAGGA GATCTATCGAAGGGCCGACCAAATTTCTACTACATTTAA
- the LOC6535798 gene encoding metallothionein-2, translating to MVCKGCGTNCQCSSQKCGDNCACNKDCQCVCKNGPKDQCCSNN from the exons atGGTTTGCAAGGGTTGTGGAACAA ACTGCCAGTGCTCGTCCCAAAAGTGCGGGGACAACTGCGCCTGCAACAAGGATTGCCAGTGCGTTTGCAAGAATGGGCCCAAGGACCAGTGCTGCAGCAACAATTAA